The following proteins are co-located in the Flammeovirga kamogawensis genome:
- a CDS encoding PorP/SprF family type IX secretion system membrane protein — protein MKLYIYILFTVLLLYKSNRTYAQQTTLYSQYMFNGMTINPAYAGAQGGLNASFIYRQHWTGVGGSPNTSTLAIDAPIGSKRMSVGGIFSQDKIGATTTQNMNIMAAYRLPLGNGTLSFGLEGGFNNVSVNFADLTSHLPDPSLPNERVARMSPNFGAGLFYNTDKYYIGFSVPRLIQSDLGDPNSTLVVEEQRNYFLTGGYAFEVNHILVLKPNVLIRYTDGAPLQADINLNALLQEWLWLGVSYRTQESVAFITEIQLNKTFRLGYSYDLVTNSASNITQGSHEFMLNIFFSGKKDKILTPRYF, from the coding sequence ATGAAACTATACATATATATATTATTTACTGTTCTGTTGCTTTATAAAAGTAACAGAACATACGCTCAACAGACCACATTATACTCTCAATACATGTTTAATGGAATGACCATTAATCCAGCTTACGCAGGTGCTCAGGGTGGATTAAATGCAAGTTTTATTTACCGACAACATTGGACCGGTGTAGGTGGATCTCCCAATACAAGTACTTTAGCAATAGATGCTCCTATTGGTTCAAAAAGAATGTCTGTTGGTGGTATTTTTTCTCAGGATAAAATCGGGGCTACTACCACTCAAAACATGAACATTATGGCAGCTTACAGATTACCTCTTGGAAACGGTACTTTATCGTTTGGGCTAGAAGGTGGTTTTAATAATGTTAGTGTTAATTTTGCAGACCTTACATCCCACCTTCCTGACCCTTCATTACCTAATGAACGAGTTGCTAGAATGTCACCTAATTTTGGTGCAGGTTTGTTTTATAACACTGATAAATATTACATAGGTTTTTCTGTACCTCGTCTTATTCAATCAGATTTAGGTGATCCAAATTCCACTTTAGTAGTAGAAGAACAACGGAATTATTTCCTAACAGGTGGATATGCATTTGAGGTTAACCACATTCTAGTACTAAAACCTAATGTGTTAATTAGGTATACTGATGGTGCACCCTTGCAGGCTGACATTAATTTAAACGCACTTTTACAAGAGTGGCTATGGCTTGGGGTATCATATAGAACACAAGAATCTGTTGCTTTTATTACTGAAATTCAACTGAATAAAACCTTTAGACTTGGATATTCTTATGATTTAGTAACTAATTCTGCGTCTAATATTACTCAAGGGTCGCATGAATTTATGTTGAATATCTTTTTCAGTGGTAAAAAAGATAAAATATTAACTCCAAGATACTTCTAG
- a CDS encoding OmpA family protein has translation MQNIQIQDAEERTDQKFDDLDYSKALKQYQKFYKKAETNEDKMHYAIKVAECFQKLNRPKKSVEVFNQIDSLGAEIKGESAELYADALYNTGNYKEAKKWYNVAYKEPNSEHLSRIYQKRKNLSETSKLLNGNSVFEIKEASFNSEKDDFSPIAYKNGIVFVSNRNKGQTGGKKYAWDGGHFLDLFYADSVGNVSNFSKKINTSYHEGSATISPDGNTIVFTRSTAKEQSEEDVSLLKLFISKKDENDKWSKPIEFIWNLEEFSTGHPAFSPNGDRLYYASDRPNGIGGTDLYYSDLKDGNWSSPTLLGKHINSINDEVFPYISTDNKLYFSSDGWGGLGGLDIFVQDLENPAAKPTNMRAPINSSYDDLGGTITNNYQYFISSNRDNSSSEIQNDNILELVRIKFKGIVIDKLTRETIDNADIIIDNKIVTKSDDNGFFHVKYTDWNNQQTIYSQKVTYQGDSILGDSIRKKIANTELVVLELARPYIEGIVYDSVTKEPLIGRLTIKERSTKKEFSLFTDSTGYYKFPVLSNEHYDFIAERPKYFTQRRASNTEMNAVTKKNIALNPIIGQRIRIYYDFDKSNIRDDASHSLDTVVNVMRFNPTITIELSSHTDKRGRDSYNQLLSENRAKEAFDYAVKNGIEADRMTYKGYGETLPVVNCKNCTKEEHQLNRRTEFYVTGYLNEKGYFGKDFNKFYPDSLQEVLVDDDKELMRSNSNTITGIIEDKDNNISGISIKIKDDKGVKLSSQEIDNEGVFNIKVPNKYKYKIEVIRDGKLIKTKSISIEEFDGKNSFDTSIFL, from the coding sequence ATGCAAAACATACAAATTCAAGATGCCGAAGAAAGAACAGATCAAAAGTTTGATGATTTAGATTACTCTAAAGCTTTAAAACAATATCAAAAATTTTATAAAAAGGCTGAGACAAATGAAGATAAAATGCATTATGCTATTAAAGTCGCAGAGTGTTTTCAGAAATTAAATCGCCCGAAAAAATCAGTTGAAGTTTTTAATCAAATTGATAGCTTAGGTGCTGAAATAAAAGGGGAATCTGCTGAATTATATGCCGATGCATTATATAATACTGGTAATTATAAAGAAGCAAAAAAATGGTACAATGTTGCCTATAAAGAGCCTAACAGTGAGCACCTTTCTAGAATATATCAAAAAAGAAAAAACTTGTCTGAAACAAGTAAATTACTTAATGGAAATAGTGTTTTTGAAATTAAAGAAGCAAGTTTCAATTCTGAAAAAGACGATTTTAGTCCAATAGCATATAAAAACGGAATTGTGTTTGTTTCTAACAGAAATAAAGGGCAAACAGGTGGAAAAAAATACGCTTGGGATGGAGGACATTTTTTAGATTTATTTTATGCTGATTCTGTGGGGAATGTCTCCAATTTTTCAAAAAAAATAAATACTTCTTACCATGAAGGTTCTGCAACAATTTCTCCTGATGGCAATACTATTGTATTTACTAGAAGTACAGCAAAAGAACAATCTGAAGAAGATGTCAGTTTACTAAAGTTATTTATTTCTAAAAAAGACGAAAATGACAAGTGGAGTAAACCAATTGAATTTATTTGGAATTTAGAAGAATTTTCAACCGGTCATCCTGCTTTTTCACCAAATGGAGATAGACTTTATTATGCATCAGACAGACCAAATGGTATAGGTGGAACAGATTTATATTATTCTGATTTAAAAGATGGAAATTGGTCATCACCTACTCTTCTTGGTAAGCATATTAATTCTATAAACGATGAAGTTTTTCCATATATAAGTACCGACAATAAACTATATTTTTCGTCTGATGGTTGGGGTGGACTTGGTGGACTAGATATCTTTGTTCAAGATTTAGAAAACCCTGCGGCAAAGCCAACAAATATGAGAGCTCCAATAAATTCATCCTATGATGATTTGGGAGGCACAATTACAAATAATTATCAGTATTTCATTTCTTCAAATAGAGATAATTCAAGTAGTGAAATACAAAATGATAACATTCTAGAACTTGTTCGTATAAAATTTAAAGGTATCGTTATTGATAAATTAACAAGAGAAACAATTGATAACGCAGATATAATTATTGACAACAAAATTGTCACAAAGTCTGACGATAATGGTTTCTTTCACGTGAAATATACTGATTGGAATAATCAACAGACAATTTATAGTCAAAAAGTAACCTATCAAGGTGATTCTATTTTAGGAGATAGCATACGTAAAAAAATTGCAAATACTGAGCTAGTAGTTTTAGAATTAGCACGTCCTTATATAGAAGGCATAGTATATGATTCTGTTACTAAAGAGCCTCTTATTGGAAGATTAACGATTAAAGAACGATCAACAAAAAAAGAGTTTAGTCTTTTTACAGATTCTACTGGTTATTATAAATTCCCTGTATTATCTAATGAACATTATGATTTTATTGCAGAACGACCAAAATACTTTACTCAGAGAAGAGCTTCAAATACTGAAATGAATGCAGTAACAAAGAAAAATATAGCATTAAACCCGATTATTGGTCAAAGAATAAGAATCTATTATGATTTTGACAAGTCTAATATTAGAGATGATGCTTCACACTCTTTAGACACTGTAGTTAATGTAATGAGGTTTAATCCTACGATTACAATAGAATTATCTTCTCATACAGACAAAAGAGGTCGAGATTCCTACAATCAGTTATTATCTGAAAACAGGGCAAAAGAAGCCTTTGATTATGCTGTTAAAAATGGCATTGAAGCAGATAGAATGACATACAAAGGTTATGGAGAAACATTGCCAGTTGTAAATTGTAAAAATTGTACAAAAGAAGAACATCAACTTAACAGAAGAACAGAATTTTATGTAACTGGATACCTTAATGAAAAAGGGTATTTTGGAAAAGATTTCAACAAATTCTATCCAGATTCTCTTCAAGAAGTACTAGTAGATGATGATAAAGAATTGATGAGAAGTAATTCAAATACAATCACTGGAATAATTGAAGATAAAGACAACAATATTTCTGGTATTTCAATAAAAATAAAAGATGACAAAGGGGTGAAATTATCTTCTCAAGAGATTGATAATGAAGGTGTTTTTAATATTAAAGTTCCCAATAAATATAAATATAAAATAGAAGTTATTCGTGATGGGAAGCTAATTAAAACAAAATCCATTAGTATAGAAGAATTTGATGGAAAAAACAGTTTTGACACCTCGATTTTTCTTTAA
- a CDS encoding Ig-like domain-containing protein: MFNITQRIKYILLLTLFTITTSLAQEICDNGIDDDGDGLVDCFDPECSSYPGCDGFYFGNDSAACQVKPPIYPNFNIVAKFSTDINEATIEQRSGVMVADLDLDGLPEMIGKEQPKGQPGQINIFSGQDGRLLQTINEKGNTHTHTQVAIADVDKNGLGDIFVNEARTVRRYEYLSDHYIATAENNHKVFSALQSLQIADFNGDGTPEVYTANAIFNAITLDQIIAPDSTKNNGAYSYEIGGDDGNKIEDAYTLAYDIFKPGDTNPNGGTFGNEVDGLELIAGGKIYAVDISLGTLTEISSCTLPSKYQNFYRPGDGFVSIGDFTGNGKAEVVVTCHVDGNVGAIYLWSPYTQQFLADYTFTKSKNIGRCNLGDFDNDGEIEIGTAGKNQYVVLEYNASNSTLDEKWKRSSLDDASEMTGSTLFDFDGDGKIEVVYSEEENLFIWRWDEDSQTFIEVSKVTSRAGTRTEYPLVADVNADGQAEIVMAAQDLNGPSAEAIGYITVWGSYDSPWVSCRNLWNQHGYHITNINDDLTVPIQQQDNFNLYFEGSLNVFLGQTPFITDSLDISYATPDLYIPSITADLSNCSQGQDIPITITIGNQGDWPAAVGTPVTLYDGDPYSSTANATVIDTVHLSKTIEIDSTVNVSALIPQNTSGDPINLFILTNHNPYSFDGSVVDVPLPQDSVYTPLLECDYSNNLSLELVVNGCVIPPTIDLDNNNSSGYVKADFYNVYYIGSNSSGNIADEDATITMLGSDVINSLNVTISNYNGVDALDFQGSLPSGVTHSTNTNDQFIFSGDASITEYESILKAIYLISDTTTTKDYTQRQITVVVDPFGGAQSGTYVSNTATAFIDMKARPESNDEVRTINEDTFYTFSASDFDFYDADGDTFDGIRVAYPLNPLNYHGNLVYDGDTLTPYQLTIGHNIPDPSLLRFYPVLNASNDNTTPDPYTVFRFRVKDNTGDDITHHHSVGNQFTINVTPVQDPPISKDTTAIAPLNINTDKLVENLFSFASPDLNATYQSVIIKSLPTHIVNSVFQRDTGGGTFVDIAVDDDIPVGTLIRYNPTTMVGSEPINYDSIYFKVKDNRNLESIDQYTFTVSLLIDIVILDFYKIGLKNTPLSFNNQEFNDHYHNVVPTDLIQNITIKSLPNNGTLKFNNTPVTVNQDISFASINQLIFEPDSFWHGSTNFDYAVEDQNGDMSSQDATIYILIKDVRHDPVARDDFASTISNIPVLIDALSNDYDNDNDSIYLTSINSSTHGEAFINNGQVYFIPEENYVGAAPSNQAVINYTIADGIDGTSSANINVDIFNDTPIVGDIYYGGYVGDTVFFKRRDFESRFNDGQALTKIKFTSLPIKGNIYQEPFTAITLNQEIPVDEIDELFYINTNPQQEITEDFLWNGSDGISYATNDAHIFINLYSKTHPPVAVDDKTTTDELTPVTIDVLANDYDIDGHSLEIISVEMNESYQNDGIITVENNQVLFTPIPNHTGLFYANYYITDNQDGTSSALIRIIVANSLEGPTVEEVTRYGEKNSDLQFTIEDFENSYSDPNSASLDSIRISGLPSNGEFLYNGASIVNGQTIAKTDIPNFSYRPNTDFIGNDYSLWSGYNGTLWSSSSKKINIIIVENLDDQVPTVTDINKSGAENEIIYISIEDFENHFSDPLDSTIHAIKITSLPENGRITLNENPISLNQVIHADSIENITYTPSLDFSGIDEFYWNGFNGKFYSQQDAAVFIEIGPELVIYSSFTPNNDGINDYWHIKDIEFYDNNVVTIYNRWGNEVYSARNYDNNAVKWTGFNDGKGGTNALPAGTYFYKVNLNDGSPVRSGYVVLAK; encoded by the coding sequence ATGTTTAACATAACTCAAAGAATAAAATATATTCTTTTATTAACCTTATTTACTATCACAACTTCATTGGCACAAGAGATTTGTGACAACGGAATTGATGATGATGGCGATGGATTAGTGGACTGTTTTGATCCAGAATGTAGTAGTTACCCTGGATGTGATGGCTTTTACTTCGGCAACGATTCTGCTGCTTGCCAAGTGAAACCACCTATTTATCCTAATTTTAATATTGTAGCAAAATTCTCTACAGATATAAACGAAGCAACTATAGAGCAAAGATCTGGTGTGATGGTTGCTGACCTTGATTTGGATGGATTACCTGAAATGATTGGAAAAGAACAACCTAAGGGGCAACCAGGTCAAATCAATATTTTTAGTGGTCAAGACGGTCGCTTATTACAAACAATTAATGAAAAAGGTAACACGCATACGCATACTCAAGTTGCTATTGCAGATGTAGATAAAAATGGACTAGGTGATATTTTTGTTAATGAAGCCCGAACAGTAAGAAGATATGAATACCTTTCTGATCATTATATCGCTACTGCTGAAAATAATCATAAAGTTTTTTCGGCTTTACAGTCCTTACAAATTGCAGATTTTAACGGAGATGGCACTCCTGAAGTCTACACTGCAAATGCCATTTTTAATGCAATAACACTAGACCAAATTATAGCACCAGATTCTACTAAAAATAATGGTGCATACTCTTATGAAATTGGAGGTGATGATGGTAATAAAATAGAAGATGCTTATACACTAGCATATGATATTTTTAAACCTGGTGATACTAACCCTAATGGTGGAACATTTGGAAATGAAGTGGATGGCTTAGAATTGATTGCAGGTGGCAAAATATATGCCGTTGATATTAGTTTAGGTACACTTACCGAAATTAGTTCTTGTACTCTACCTTCAAAGTATCAGAATTTTTATAGACCTGGAGATGGTTTTGTAAGTATAGGAGATTTTACCGGAAATGGAAAAGCTGAAGTTGTAGTTACTTGTCATGTTGACGGAAATGTAGGAGCTATATACCTTTGGTCTCCTTACACTCAGCAGTTTTTAGCAGATTATACTTTTACTAAATCAAAAAATATTGGTAGATGTAATCTTGGAGACTTTGATAATGATGGTGAAATAGAAATTGGTACAGCTGGGAAAAATCAATATGTAGTTCTTGAATATAACGCATCAAATTCAACTCTCGATGAAAAATGGAAAAGAAGTAGCTTAGATGATGCTTCTGAAATGACAGGTTCAACTCTTTTTGACTTTGATGGTGATGGTAAAATTGAAGTTGTTTATTCTGAAGAAGAAAACTTATTTATATGGCGATGGGATGAAGACTCCCAAACATTTATAGAAGTTTCTAAAGTTACCTCAAGAGCTGGAACTAGAACTGAATATCCTCTAGTAGCTGATGTTAATGCAGATGGACAAGCAGAAATTGTAATGGCTGCCCAAGATTTAAATGGTCCTTCTGCAGAAGCTATTGGTTATATTACAGTTTGGGGCTCTTATGATTCTCCGTGGGTGTCATGTAGAAACCTATGGAATCAACATGGATATCATATTACAAATATTAATGATGATCTTACTGTACCAATTCAGCAACAAGATAATTTCAACCTCTATTTTGAAGGTTCTTTAAATGTTTTCCTAGGGCAAACTCCTTTTATTACTGACAGTTTAGATATTAGTTACGCAACTCCTGATTTATACATTCCTTCGATTACTGCTGATTTATCAAATTGTAGTCAAGGACAAGATATTCCAATTACAATTACTATTGGAAATCAAGGGGATTGGCCTGCAGCTGTTGGCACTCCTGTAACATTATACGATGGAGACCCTTATTCATCTACTGCAAACGCCACAGTAATAGATACTGTTCATCTTTCTAAAACTATCGAAATAGATAGTACGGTAAATGTTTCTGCACTAATTCCTCAAAATACATCTGGAGACCCCATCAATTTATTTATTCTCACCAATCATAATCCTTACAGTTTTGATGGGTCTGTAGTAGATGTCCCTCTACCTCAAGATAGTGTTTATACTCCTCTTCTAGAGTGTGACTATTCTAATAACTTATCTTTAGAATTAGTAGTAAATGGATGCGTAATTCCACCAACAATTGATTTAGATAATAATAATAGCTCAGGGTATGTTAAAGCTGATTTTTACAATGTTTATTATATAGGAAGTAATTCTAGTGGAAATATTGCTGACGAAGATGCAACGATAACAATGTTAGGAAGCGATGTTATCAACTCTTTAAATGTCACTATTTCCAACTACAACGGTGTTGATGCTTTAGATTTTCAGGGTTCATTACCATCAGGTGTTACGCATTCTACCAATACTAATGATCAATTTATATTTAGTGGCGATGCCTCTATAACTGAATATGAGAGCATATTAAAAGCTATTTATTTAATTTCTGATACTACTACAACAAAAGATTATACACAAAGGCAAATAACTGTAGTAGTTGACCCTTTTGGAGGTGCTCAAAGTGGTACTTATGTAAGTAATACAGCTACAGCTTTTATTGATATGAAAGCTAGGCCTGAGTCGAATGATGAAGTAAGAACAATTAATGAAGATACATTTTATACATTCTCTGCTTCCGATTTTGATTTCTATGATGCTGATGGAGATACTTTTGATGGGATAAGAGTTGCTTACCCCTTAAATCCTTTAAACTATCATGGAAACCTTGTTTATGATGGAGATACATTAACACCTTATCAATTAACGATAGGACATAATATTCCAGATCCTAGTTTACTAAGGTTTTACCCTGTACTAAATGCTAGTAATGATAATACAACTCCTGATCCTTATACCGTTTTTAGGTTTAGAGTAAAAGATAATACAGGTGATGATATAACACATCACCATTCTGTAGGCAATCAGTTTACAATTAATGTAACACCTGTTCAAGACCCTCCGATCTCTAAAGATACCACTGCAATTGCCCCTTTAAATATTAATACAGATAAGTTAGTAGAAAACCTTTTCTCGTTCGCATCTCCTGATCTAAATGCAACTTATCAATCCGTTATTATTAAAAGTCTGCCAACACACATTGTAAACTCTGTTTTCCAACGAGATACAGGTGGTGGTACTTTTGTAGACATTGCAGTTGATGACGACATTCCAGTAGGTACTTTAATTAGGTACAACCCTACTACTATGGTGGGAAGTGAGCCAATAAACTATGATAGTATTTACTTTAAAGTAAAAGACAATAGAAATTTAGAAAGTATTGATCAATATACATTTACGGTTAGTTTATTAATAGATATAGTAATTCTTGACTTTTATAAGATCGGCCTTAAGAACACTCCTTTATCCTTTAATAATCAAGAGTTTAACGATCATTATCATAATGTAGTTCCTACTGATTTAATTCAGAATATTACTATAAAATCACTACCCAATAATGGGACTTTAAAATTTAATAATACACCAGTAACAGTAAATCAAGATATTAGCTTTGCTTCAATTAATCAGTTAATTTTTGAACCTGACTCCTTCTGGCATGGCAGTACAAATTTTGACTATGCCGTTGAAGATCAAAATGGTGATATGTCATCTCAAGATGCTACAATTTATATTTTAATAAAAGACGTTAGACATGATCCTGTAGCTAGAGATGATTTTGCATCTACTATATCAAATATACCAGTGTTGATTGATGCTCTTTCAAATGATTATGATAATGATAACGACTCAATTTACCTTACAAGTATCAATTCTAGCACTCACGGTGAGGCATTTATTAATAATGGACAAGTTTACTTTATACCTGAAGAAAATTATGTAGGTGCAGCACCGTCTAATCAAGCCGTTATTAATTATACAATTGCAGATGGAATTGATGGTACAAGTTCAGCAAATATCAATGTGGACATTTTTAATGACACCCCTATTGTTGGAGATATATATTATGGAGGGTACGTTGGTGACACAGTTTTCTTTAAAAGAAGAGATTTTGAAAGTAGGTTTAATGATGGACAAGCACTAACAAAGATTAAATTTACTTCTCTTCCTATTAAGGGGAATATATACCAAGAGCCATTTACAGCTATTACTTTAAACCAAGAGATACCTGTTGATGAAATTGATGAATTATTCTATATTAATACTAACCCACAACAAGAAATTACTGAAGATTTTCTTTGGAATGGAAGTGATGGAATATCTTATGCAACGAATGATGCACATATATTTATCAATTTATACTCAAAAACACACCCTCCTGTAGCTGTAGATGATAAAACAACTACTGATGAGCTCACTCCGGTAACAATTGATGTTCTTGCTAATGATTATGACATTGATGGACACTCCCTTGAAATTATTAGTGTAGAAATGAATGAGTCTTATCAAAATGACGGGATAATTACTGTTGAAAACAATCAGGTTCTTTTTACGCCTATTCCAAACCATACCGGCCTTTTTTATGCTAACTATTATATTACGGATAATCAGGATGGTACAAGTTCAGCTTTAATTAGAATAATTGTAGCAAATTCATTGGAAGGACCAACTGTTGAAGAAGTAACTCGTTATGGAGAAAAAAATAGTGACCTACAATTTACTATAGAAGATTTTGAAAATAGTTACTCAGACCCAAATAGTGCTAGTTTAGATAGTATCAGAATAAGTGGCCTGCCATCTAATGGAGAGTTTCTTTATAATGGAGCTAGTATAGTAAATGGGCAAACAATTGCTAAAACTGACATTCCAAACTTTAGTTACAGACCAAATACAGATTTTATAGGAAATGATTATAGTCTTTGGAGTGGTTATAATGGAACATTATGGTCTAGTTCTTCTAAAAAAATTAATATCATAATTGTCGAAAATTTAGATGATCAAGTACCAACTGTTACTGATATAAATAAGTCTGGAGCTGAGAATGAAATCATATATATATCAATCGAAGATTTTGAAAACCACTTCTCAGATCCTCTCGACTCTACAATTCATGCTATCAAAATTACTTCCTTACCTGAAAATGGAAGAATTACTTTAAATGAAAATCCTATCAGTTTAAACCAAGTTATTCATGCTGATAGCATAGAGAATATCACATATACTCCTTCATTAGATTTTTCTGGTATAGACGAATTTTACTGGAATGGGTTTAATGGAAAATTTTATTCCCAACAAGATGCTGCAGTATTTATTGAGATAGGTCCTGAATTAGTAATTTATTCATCGTTTACACCAAATAATGATGGTATAAATGACTATTGGCATATCAAAGATATTGAGTTCTACGATAACAATGTTGTTACAATTTATAATAGGTGGGGTAATGAAGTGTATTCAGCAAGAAATTATGATAATAATGCCGTAAAATGGACTGGTTTTAATGACGGTAAAGGAGGTACAAATGCCCTTCCTGCTGGTACTTATTTCTATAAAGTTAATTTAAATGATGGTAGTCCTGTTAGATCAGGATATGTAGTTCTTGCTAAATAG